The Deltaproteobacteria bacterium genome contains the following window.
GCTCGACCAGCACCGCATCTGCGATTGGATCGACAACGCCCTGATTGTCGAGAGCAGCGACCCGGGCGGGCGCTACGGCTGGCTGCGGCTAACCGACGTTAGCGTCAAGGTCGCACTTCGTCCGGCCGCCGGCCCCAGTGCACCCCCGCGCTCGAGCGCCGCAATCGGCGGGTGAGCACCTGCGGCAGCAGCCGCTCGAACAGCGCCACGTACTCGCGCTCGGCAAAGCACGACTGGAAACGAAAACGCACGGTGTCTCGCGCGTTGCGCCCGAGGCTGGCGGCGCGCTTGCGGTCACGCGCCAACGCCAGCAGCCCGGCGGCGATAGCCATGGCGCTGTTCGGCGTGTACAGCAGTGCCGTCCGCTTGTGATTGACCGCTTCGCGGACACCGGGCAGGTCGGGAGCCAGCAGCGGCAGCCCACAGCCCATGGCTTCGAGCAGTGCCCGCGGTAAGTGCTCGCGCTGGCCGGTGGGACAAACGAACACGTTGGCCGCGAGCAGCGATTGCAGATCGATGTCGGGAGCGACATGGAACCGCTCGGCACAGCCACTGGCTTCGATTTCTGCTTGTAGCGCAGTCCGGTCAACCGCCAGCCCGCCGCCTAGAAGGACGTGCAGCGGCTCGGCGGGGCGCGCGGCCAGACAACGCGCGGCGGCCCTGATGAGGTCGCGTTGCGCCGCCAGCGAGCAGGGGTGGCCGGTCATAGCTGCCAGCCAGGCGTCAGCCGGTATGCCTAAGCGGGCGCGCACGGCCGGCCGGTCGAGCGCGCGCTCGACACCGGCGATGGCCTCGAGTTCGACGCCGCTATGGATTACCCGAAACCGTGCAATCGGGTCGGGGTAGCCAAAGCTCAGACACGAGGCGGCACTGCCGAAGATGACCGAATCGGCGTGCTCGAGCGCCGCCAGCATGCGTGCATGCAGCCGCGGCTCGAACCGCCACAGTCCCACGTGCCAGAGCGGCTGCTCTTCCATGAACCACACCGCGGGCACACCGGCGAGCCGGGCGGCATCGACAGCCCAGAAGCTCGCCCAGCAACCGGCCGCAACCAGATCGAAGTCGCCCGCCTGCAAAGCCGTGAGCAAGTAATTGCGGCGGCGGCTGAAACTGAGCTGGTCAATGATGCCGTGGGAGGCCGGGACCGTGGCGCGGACTACGCAGCCCGCATGCTCGAAGGCCTGGCGCAGTCGTCCCTCGCGCTCGCTCAAGACCGTCACCCGATAACCGGCACCGCGCAGCGCGCCGGCGACGGCGAGCAGGCGCAGGCCGGCTTCGTCGCGCTCCAGGTTGCCGGTTACCACCGCCACGTGCGCTGCCAGCGGCAGGTGCACCGGCCGGGTGAGCCCGCGGATGATCTCGAAGCGCCCGTCGGTGCGCACCAGGTTGGGGTTGTAAGCCTCGCCGCGGTCGAGTCGCTCGCGCCAGCGCTGGCGCATCGCCGCGGCCTCGTGCGGATCAACCACCCGCTGGCGGGTGGCGTGCTCGTAATGCAACAGCTCGACCGAGCCGGCGTAAATGCTGCGGTAGCCCGCTTGCCCCAGGCGCAGGCAGTAGTCCACGTCCTGGTAGGCGACGCGCAGGTCGGTTTCATCGAAGCCGCCCTGAGCGAGAAAGAGATCACGGGAGGTGAGCAGGCAGGCGCCAGTCACTGCGGGATACTCGCGGATCACCACCGGATAGTATAGATAGCCGGTGCTCCATTCTGGCAAGCCCTGGAAGGCGTGCAGGGCGACTCCGGCCGGTACCAGCAGCACCCCGCCGTGTTGCACCCGACCGTCGGGGTACAGCAACCGCGCGCCGACCGCTCCAACCTCCGGCAACTGCGCCAGGCCCACCAGCGTCTCCAGCCAGTCAGGCGAGACGACTTCGGTGTCGTTGTTGAGAAACAACACGTAGGGCGAGGTCACGGCGGCGGCGGCCTGATTCATCAGCCGCGAGAAGTTGAAGCCGTCGCGGCCTTTGAACCGCAGCACCCGGACACCGCGGCCGGCACACTGGCGCAGGTATCTGAGTGTGGCGGGATCATCGCTGTCGTCGTCGACGATCACGATCTCGTAATTGGGGTAAGTGGTCAGAGCCTCGATGCTGCGCACGCAGCGCTCCACCATCGCGCGCTGGTTGCGGGTCGGGATAATGATGCTGACACGCTCACTGCCGTCCGGCTGAAAGCGCAGCCGGTAGACAGCCGCGGGGCCTTGGCCATTCAAGGCGGGCCACTCGGCGCGTGCTCGTACCCCGCGCCGGGCCAGTGCCTCGTTGAGCGCACGCGCGCCGCCAGCAATGTCCGGCAACGGCGCCTGCGCGCCCGCGTGATAGAGCACCAGGGGAACGTGGGCGATCCGCTGCGTGTGCTCGCTTACGCGCAGGACGAAATCGTAATCGGCGGCACCGCCGAAATCGGAGCGCCAGCCTCCGACTTGTGCAAACACGCTCCGGCGCACCGCCAGGCCGGTCCCGCAGTAGCAGTACGAGAGCAGTAGCGCCGGATTCCAGTCGGGCCGAAAGGCGGGGGCGAAGCGGCGGCCGCTGTCGTCGATTCGATCCGTATCGAAGTAAACCAAGTCGGTCTCCGGCCGCTCGGCCAGCAGCTGCGCCAAATGGAACAGGCTGTCGGGGGCGAGGACATCATCCTGGCCCAGGAACAGCAGCCACTCGCCGGTGGCCAGCGCTGCCGCGGCGTTGACCGTGCCTCCTGGTTCACTGTTTGTAGCAAAGCGTATCCTGGGCTCGTCCGCCGCCAGGCGGCCCGGCAACTCGCCGGCAACGCACAGTTCCCAGTGGGGGTAGACTTGCTCCCGTACGGATGCGAGCGCGCGCTCCCATCGTTGCGGTGCCGGGCGTTGAGCGGCGAGGATCACGCTGATGACCGGGCGCTGTGGCAGCGCGGCGGTCGCCTGCGCCAGCAGCGGCTGGTACTCGGGCCGGTAGTCGTTGATGGCGCGCCAGCGTGCATAGGCGCCGGCACCGCGGCGGGCGCGCACGCGGGCGGTGTGCAGGAAGTGCCGGCCGGAGCGCAGCAACAAGACCCACTTGATCACCTCGCGGCGCGTACGCGGGAAGCGCTGGTTGCGGGCGAAGTCCCACAGCAGACGCACCAGGTCGCGATAGTTAGCGAGCGGCTGGCGCAGCAGTCGCGCCACCAGCCGCGGCTGGCCGACTGAGCGGCGCAGATATCCGCCATGCCAGCGCAGGTGGCGCAGCGCCGAGCCGTACGCCGCGGCCGCCGCCGGATCGCGCGCGAACAGCGCCCGGGCGCCGTTGCTAACACCCTGGCGCAGCAGCTCGAGCGCGCGCGCCACGACGTAAGCCGCATACTTCTTGCCGCCGAGATGGGTGACGGCGTACAAGCGGCGCGCCTGCCAGCGCAACCGGTCGGCGGCCTCGCTGCTGCGGGCGAGTGTGCCGCCCTGGTGGTGCACCACCTGCTGGCTCGGGTCATAGAGAATGCGCCAACCAGCTGCGGACAGCCGCCGGCACAAATCGACATCTTCCTCGTACAAGAAGAAGCGCTCGTCGAATCCGCCCACGGCGCGGGCGGCGGCAGTGCGGAGCAAGACGGCGGCACCTTCGACCCAATCGACCCGCGCCAATGCCGCCGGCAGCGGCTCGAAGCGGGCCAGCGCCCGGCGCAACGAGTCGCGGGCCGAGGGAAAGCGCCGCCGCGCGCAGGGCTGCGGCCGGCCGGCGGCGTCGATGAGCCGGCAGCCGACGGCAGCGGCTTCGGCATGTGCTTCGAGCACGTTCGCCAAGCCGCCGACGGCGTCATCTACCAGCTCGGTGTCGCTGTTGAGCAGCATGACGAACTCAGTTGTGATCGTGGCTAAGGCGCAGTTGTTAGCCGCGCCGAAACCCAGGTTGCGGGCGTTACACAGGAGGTGCACGGCGGGAAAATCCTCCGCCACCATCTCGGCGCTGCCGTCGCCGGAGCCGTTGTCGACCACCACCACCGGATAGCCGCCGGCGTGGGTACGAATGGAGTCGAGGCAGGCGCGCAGCAACGCGCTGGTGTTGTAGCTCACGATCACGATGGTGGCGCGTGGGTCCATGCGGAGCGGGCTGCGGCGGGCCGGCGACGGTCGCGATCGCGGCGGCTTAGGGCTGCCCGAGCAGGCGCCGCAGCTCCTGCGCCGGCTGGCCGCGCCGAACGGTTAAGGCGTAGTCGTAAATCCGCCCGAGGGGAAAGGCCACCGCGGTGGCGAGCGACACCCACGCCAGCAGCGGCCAGCCGGTGAGCAGCTCGCTCAACAGGGCCAGACTGATGATCACCGTCAGGCCGGTACCCAGCGGCAAGCCGTAGCGATGGGTGGCGCGCTCGAAGCCGAAGTCGCCCGCCAGCCGGCCCTCACGTGACTGGATCAGCGGATGGACGTGCACCGGACCGGCGGCCGCACGGGCGAGCAGCTCTTCGAGCAGAATCGAGGCACGCACGCGATAGAGCGAAATCGTCGGCGTGCAGAAGATCGCCGCGATAGCGCCGAGCAGGAGCGGCACCAGCGCGCCCTGCGCCAGTGCCGCCCGCAGCCCGAGGGCGAGCACCACCAGCGGCGTAACGAAATAATGGCCGGCAACGTCGGCAAAAACGAAGGTGGCATCATCGGCGCGGCGCGCGCGCGCCACCTCGCCGTCGGCACAGTCGAGCACTTCGCCGAGATATGCCAGCGGCACGAACAGCAGTGATACGGCGATCTCGGGACAAGCGAGGCAGGCGGCGCTGAGCAAACCGACGGCGATGTTGGCGGCGCTGACGGCGGGGGCCGATATGCCCCAGCGCAGCAACAGCCGGGTGAGGTGCTTGGAGACGGGCCGGCAGGCGCGCTGCGTCAGGCCGGTACCGACCCGCGGCTGCAGTGCCTCGATCTCGCTGATCGTCAGCGCCGGTGTGCGCAACTGCTCCACGTCGTTGCCTCAGCGCTCCCGCGCCACCGCCAGTGAGTCGAGCCGCCCGCCGCGGAACGTCCGCGGTGCCGCCCGCCCGCGCAGGCGCTCGCCGAAGGCCCACAGCTTCAGCGCCCGCCCGACCAGGTCCAACAACAGGTATTGCGGCAGCGCGCGGCGGTAGTCGCCCAGCCCACGCCGCCTGAGGGCCTCGATCCGCCAGCCGCAGGCGGCGGCGTACGCCAGCAGCGGCGCGGCGCACGCCAGCGCCAGAGCGATCGACCACCGTGCGGCCACCAGCGCGGCGGGCAGGGCTGCGAGTAAGACAGCACTGGCGGCGGCTTGGCGCGCCGCCGCTGTGAGCGGCACGATCGCCATCGCCCCACGCCGATTGCGCAGCATCGTGGCGAGCAGCCCACCCAGGGTCCAAGGAACCATGGTGGTGGCGCGGGCACGCGGCGCGTAGGTGATCTCCCAGCCCTCCGCCTGCAGCGCGCGCCCGAGATAGAGATCGTCCTTGCTGCCAATGGTGGCCGGCAGCAGCACCGGCAGCGCCGCGGGTGGCAGCGCCGCTCGTGGCAGGGCGACGAACTCGCCGCTGAGGGTGCGGTCGAAATGGAGGTCCTTGTGCAGGCGGCGGTTGAGCTCCCAGTAGCGCGACACCCAAGTGTCGAGGCGCGGCCGGGCGGCGCCGTGGGCGACGATGCGAGGATTACGGGCGAGCATTTGCTCCAGCTCGCTCAGCGCCGGCGGTTCCAGTTCGGTATCGGCGTCGAGCAGCACGATCATATCCGCGTGCGCCCGGGCGCAGCCCAGTTGCAGCGCCGCATTCTTATTACCGGCAGCCAGGGTGGCGACCTCGAAGCGGCCGAAGTGCTCACCGTGGCGCGCCGCTGCTGCCGCCGTGTCGTCGCTGCCGGCAGCCACCACGATCACTTCGAGATGGGCCGCGCCGATGGTTTGCACCGCCAGCGCCTGTAAGCAGGCGCCGATGGTGCCGGCCTCGTTACGGGCCGGGATCACCACGGTGGCGCGCGGCGCCGTTGCCGCTGGCGCGGTGGCTGGGCCACAATCAAGCTGGTGCAGATCGGTCGCGGACGCCATTGCTTCGCGGGCTGATTAGCCCCGATGGCGCAAAAAGGAAAGCCGGCGGGCTTTCCTCTCGGCGCCGCTCGCGGCATGTTGTGCCACCGATGAGGACGGCATGACAATGCGGTCGGAGTTGCCGCGCGACTTTTGGTTCTTCTTGGCCAGCCGCTTTTGTGCGGGGACGGCGATGACCATGCTACGGGCGGCGATCGCCTGGCACGTGTTCGACCTCTCCCGCTCGGCCTTTCACCTCGGGCTGATCGGCCTGGTGCAGTTCGGTCCCGCCTTGGGCCTGATGCTGGTGGGCGGGGCGGTGGCCGACAGCTACGATCGGCGCAAGATCATCATGACCGCGCAGGCAGTGGCGTTGGCGACGGCGGTGGCGCTGGTGGCGGCAACCGAGCGCGGGCTGGCGAGCCTGCCGCTGCTCTACGGCACGGTGCTGCTGGTGGCCGTGACCGCGGCGTTCGACAATCCGGCGCGGGCGGCGTTGCTGCCGACGCTGGTGACGCGCGCGGTGTTTCCACGTGCGGTGACAATCGCCTCGACCAACCAGGCGCTGGCGTTCATCACCGGACCGGCGGTGGGCGGCCTGCTGATCGCGGCCGCCGGCGTGACCGCGGCGTATGCCGCCTATGCCGGGCTGATCGCGGCCTCGATCACCGGGTTCGCCCTGCTGCGCCTGCGGCCGCACGAAGGAGCGCGGGCGGCGGTCAGTTTGCACGCCATCCGCGAGGGGCTGCGCTTCGTGCGCCGGCAGCGGCTGGTTCTCGGCTGTATGACCCTCGATATGTTCGCGGTGATCTTCGGCGGTGCGACGGCGCTGCTGCCGATTTACGCCAACGAGATACTGCACGTCGGCGCGCGCGGCTACGGCTTGCTGACGTCATCGCTGGAGATCGGCGCCTTGTTGACCTCACTGGTGCTGATGGTGGTGCCGCCGATCCGGCAAGCGGGCCGCGCGTTGTTGATTGCGGTGGCGGGGTTCGGTGTGGCCACCATTGTCTTCGGACTGTCGCGTTCTTTTGCGCTTTCGGTGCTGGCCTACATGGCGGCGGGTGTGGCCGACCAGATCAGCGTGGTGATGCGCAGTACGGCAGTTCAGCTGTCGACCCCGGACGAGCTGCGCGGCCGTGTCAGCTCGGTGAACTTCTTGTTCATCGGCGCCTCGAACCAGCTCGGGGCGGTCGAATCGGGCTTTGTAGCCGCGCTCACCAGCGCGACCTTCTCCGTCGTCAGCGGCGGCGTGGGCTGCCTGGTGGTGCTGGCAATTGTCGCCCTGGCCATCCCCGAGCTCCGCCGCTATCGCATCGGCGGGCCGCGCGCGGCCGCCTAGGCTCACAGTTCGGCCGACTTGACCACGCGGGTTATCGGCTGCGGGTGGCTCTGGGCACGGATCCAGCGCCAGCACATCGTGCCGCGGCGGTGGCCGGCGGTGTCGAGCCAGTTGTCGGCCCCCGGGTTGTGCTCCGCTACCACGATGCGCACCGAGCCGTCGGGCCGGTACTTGGCGCCGTGATGGTTGACGGCGATCGGATGATAACGGTAGTCGAGCGACTCCATCCAGTGGTTGTTGAGCTGGAAGTTCCAGTAGTCGCACGGCGGCGGCGTGACTTCGATGACCAACGCCTGATCGGGGGCCAACTCCCAATAGCCGTGGTAGTAAAAGATGTTCGGATCACCGTGGGCCGCGCCCGCGATCTTGGGGTCCAGCGGGTGCAATTCATTCACGCCTTGTTTGGCGAAGCCCTCGGCCCAATCGGCGAACAGTTTCGCCGTTCCCGCCACGTAGGCGCAGGCCGCGGCCAAGCCCCGGTCGATGAATTCCGGGGTGATCGGCCGCGGCGGGCCTTCGACCCCGAGGCGTTCAATGTGCAGGTCGGCGATCGACTCCGCCCGGCGATCACGGAAGGTCTGCCGCACGATCAGCGAGGAAGTGTCGGGCTCCATGCGCAGCCAGTTGCCGGCTTGCGGCTGCGAGCTGGCGATGATGGTGAACGACCCGTCGCGGTTGAGCTGCAAATCCTTGCCCTCGAGATAGCCGGTCTGCCCCGAGCGGCCCGACGAGCCGTAGCTGCCGGCGTAGGTGCCGAAGCCGAGGTAGTAGACCGTACCGCGTGTGCCCCAGATGCGGTAGTCGTGCTGGCCGCTGATCGCGGCGCTCTGGTAGTAGTTATCCGGGTTGTCGGCGCCGATCTTGACCGTCTCGTGCGCCGGGCGGCGCAGAATCGGGAACAACGGGTCGGCGAACTCGATGTAGGACTCCAAGGCGACGCGGGTGAGGCGGCTGAGGTAGCGAAAGCCCTCGGCGCGATCGAAGGGATCCGGCGGTGAGCCCTCGCGCAGGATGATGTCGCCGGCGCGCTTGAGCGCGTCGCAGAAGTCGGCCCAGGTCGAGCCATTCATGATCCGGTTGATTGCGTCTTCGTTGGCCATCTCGGGCTCCTGTGTGTCGTAAGTCGTTCGCGGTGGGCTGCGGCGGGCGTCTCTTGGCGAACGCCCGCCGGCCCTCCGGGTTCTGTTCCTTCAGTGCGGTCCGCCGCGCGCTTCCGCCAAGGCGTCGCGTGCTCAACGAACGTTTCTCTGCCCACCTTGTGTTGACATTGAAGCGATCCGTCAGGCGGCAAACGCGGAGCAGACTGCCTTGAACGTCTTGGGGCGATACTGTTCCCATTGTTCCTGCCGGACAAACAGCGGCCGGAACCGTCGCGCCTGCTCCTTCGCCGTTGCGTCCACGCACCACTGACCCAGCCGTTCCCACTTGCGCGGGTCCTCGATATCCTCGCGCCCCTTCGTCTCGATCACCCAGACATCGGTCTCGGTCTCCTTCACGACAAAGTCCGGGTAGTAATTGCGGATGCCGCCGTCCGCTGCCCGGTACTCGATCCGGAAGCCGGTGCTCTGGCTGTTCTTCACGAACCCGATGATGTCGTCGCAGCCATCCAGGAAGGCGGCGAACTCCAGCTCAAACGCGTTGCCGACGACCTTGTTGAAAATCGAGCGCCTCGGCACGATGTACGGCTGATCGTTCACAATGAACGGCCGCGTCTTGCTGAGCTTGATGGAGTCTCGGATCTCGGTCGTGCCCTTGTCCTGCACGGTCAGCGCATTCACGGCCGCCTTGAACGTTTCCAAGATCGCGCGCGTCGCTTCGACTTCCGACAGGTTGCGCAGGACGTCCAAGTCATCGAGATCCACCGGCCGGTCAAAGAGATGCGCTTGCATGAACCGCTTGAGCTTCCCGAACAGAACGTCGAAGCCGCCCACCAAGCGAAGGTCGCGCATGATCGTTCGCGCGAAGAAGCCGACAGCACTCTGATGCGATGGGGTGAAGGCGGAATCCAACACCGTGGTGTGGCTGACCATGTCGGTGTTCAGGTCCTTGAATACGATCTCGCGTTGCTCCTCCTCGGAGAACGTCTTGATGGGTAGCTTCGGGCGCGGCAAAGCATCCGGATCCAATTCCTCAAGGTTGAGGTATTCGCGGTAGATGCGCGGGGCCAGAACCGGAAGTTCGATGTCGAGCCCGTCGATATCCTTCTTCCGGTTTTCGCGGTCGACCTCGACAACCAGCGGCGCCTTGGGCTTGCTGTGCTCTCCCATCTCGGCGTATTCGAGGTCGACGCCTTCGCTGCGGATCGACTCGACGAAGTCCATGAAGGCGTCCGTGCCGACGACACTCACCTTCTCGATCACCGGTAGCCCGCGGAACATTCGCCGCAGCCCACGCCCGAGGGTTTGCTCGGGCAAGATCTGACTCGCCGCCTTGTATGGTCGCAGTCCCACCATTGCGACGACGTTCTCCACGTCCCAGCCTTCGCGCAGCATCATGACCGAGACGATCGCTTTGTACCGGTTACCCGCGTCGTCGATCTCCCGGCTGAATCTGCGCAGCCGCTGCAGTTCCTCCTCGCTCTTGCCACTCGCCGCTTCGGAGATCTCGCCATTCTTCTTCGTGTGAATCACCAGCACGGCGCCGTGCAGCTCTGGATACCGCGCTTCGAGGAACTCGCCGACCTCGTCGCAGTTGCGCGTGTCGTCGGTCATCACAAACAGAACCGACTTCTTCCCTGTCGGTTTGAGCTGTTCGTAGACCTTCTGCCATTCGAGGTATCCGAGGTGCAGGTAGTCTTCGTAGTGCTCGGTGAATTTGTTGCTCTGTCGCTCGGTGAGCTTGGCGCGCGAGGCGGCGTCGGGCAGGACGGGGGTCTTCACCACGCCTTGCCGAATGGCTTCCACCAGCGGGTAGTCGCTGATCGTCTGCACGAAGATCGCACCGTTGCTGTGCTTCGGCGTTGCGGTCAGGTCGAACTGCGCCGACAGCTTGCTGCCCTTCAGCCGCAACTGATTCGAGATGTCCTCGATGTTCTTGAACCACGCCATCTCGGGGTCGTGGATGTGGTGCGCCTCGTCGTTGAGAACGACCAGGTCCGGCACGTCGCGCACGATCTGTCCGACATCGACGCGTGATTGATTCGTCTTGCCCGTCGGCCGCCGGCCGAGAAAATAGTCCGTGGTGTCGTCGTCCTCAAACGACGGCGTGGAGGTGTTCTCGTACACGCGGTGAATGTTGGTCAGAAAGATGTTGCCGGTGTCCGAGACCACCCCGATCTCGTCCTGCACGTGCAACGTGATCTGAAACTCGTTCGGCCAGTCGTGCCCCTCGTAGCCGTTCTCCGGCAGCACCGGGTCGTCGTGGAAGATGCCCAAGCCGTCGAAGGCCTCCCGCAACCGATCGAGCACGATGATGTTCGGTGCGATGACCAGAAAGTTCGTG
Protein-coding sequences here:
- a CDS encoding glycosyltransferase family 2 protein, producing MASATDLHQLDCGPATAPAATAPRATVVIPARNEAGTIGACLQALAVQTIGAAHLEVIVVAAGSDDTAAAAARHGEHFGRFEVATLAAGNKNAALQLGCARAHADMIVLLDADTELEPPALSELEQMLARNPRIVAHGAARPRLDTWVSRYWELNRRLHKDLHFDRTLSGEFVALPRAALPPAALPVLLPATIGSKDDLYLGRALQAEGWEITYAPRARATTMVPWTLGGLLATMLRNRRGAMAIVPLTAAARQAAASAVLLAALPAALVAARWSIALALACAAPLLAYAAACGWRIEALRRRGLGDYRRALPQYLLLDLVGRALKLWAFGERLRGRAAPRTFRGGRLDSLAVARER
- a CDS encoding DEAD/DEAH box helicase family protein is translated as MGLRPDFPTDPHAVLEPNIRWYPGEELFTEDGYATLLPPLVYKVRQGVQAWRDSGYAGASDTTRALLYHWFKSEHLLPSDDGTLQPFRYFFAQREAVESAIWLYEVEEARDPYALIKFDSSGRVSKGMFAEDWTRYVMKLATGAGKTKVRSLLIAWAYFHKRYEAGSDLSTNFLVIAPNIIVLDRLREAFDGLGIFHDDPVLPENGYEGHDWPNEFQITLHVQDEIGVVSDTGNIFLTNIHRVYENTSTPSFEDDDTTDYFLGRRPTGKTNQSRVDVGQIVRDVPDLVVLNDEAHHIHDPEMAWFKNIEDISNQLRLKGSKLSAQFDLTATPKHSNGAIFVQTISDYPLVEAIRQGVVKTPVLPDAASRAKLTERQSNKFTEHYEDYLHLGYLEWQKVYEQLKPTGKKSVLFVMTDDTRNCDEVGEFLEARYPELHGAVLVIHTKKNGEISEAASGKSEEELQRLRRFSREIDDAGNRYKAIVSVMMLREGWDVENVVAMVGLRPYKAASQILPEQTLGRGLRRMFRGLPVIEKVSVVGTDAFMDFVESIRSEGVDLEYAEMGEHSKPKAPLVVEVDRENRKKDIDGLDIELPVLAPRIYREYLNLEELDPDALPRPKLPIKTFSEEEQREIVFKDLNTDMVSHTTVLDSAFTPSHQSAVGFFARTIMRDLRLVGGFDVLFGKLKRFMQAHLFDRPVDLDDLDVLRNLSEVEATRAILETFKAAVNALTVQDKGTTEIRDSIKLSKTRPFIVNDQPYIVPRRSIFNKVVGNAFELEFAAFLDGCDDIIGFVKNSQSTGFRIEYRAADGGIRNYYPDFVVKETETDVWVIETKGREDIEDPRKWERLGQWCVDATAKEQARRFRPLFVRQEQWEQYRPKTFKAVCSAFAA
- a CDS encoding DUF1214 domain-containing protein; the protein is MANEDAINRIMNGSTWADFCDALKRAGDIILREGSPPDPFDRAEGFRYLSRLTRVALESYIEFADPLFPILRRPAHETVKIGADNPDNYYQSAAISGQHDYRIWGTRGTVYYLGFGTYAGSYGSSGRSGQTGYLEGKDLQLNRDGSFTIIASSQPQAGNWLRMEPDTSSLIVRQTFRDRRAESIADLHIERLGVEGPPRPITPEFIDRGLAAACAYVAGTAKLFADWAEGFAKQGVNELHPLDPKIAGAAHGDPNIFYYHGYWELAPDQALVIEVTPPPCDYWNFQLNNHWMESLDYRYHPIAVNHHGAKYRPDGSVRIVVAEHNPGADNWLDTAGHRRGTMCWRWIRAQSHPQPITRVVKSAEL
- a CDS encoding MFS transporter, which translates into the protein MTMRSELPRDFWFFLASRFCAGTAMTMLRAAIAWHVFDLSRSAFHLGLIGLVQFGPALGLMLVGGAVADSYDRRKIIMTAQAVALATAVALVAATERGLASLPLLYGTVLLVAVTAAFDNPARAALLPTLVTRAVFPRAVTIASTNQALAFITGPAVGGLLIAAAGVTAAYAAYAGLIAASITGFALLRLRPHEGARAAVSLHAIREGLRFVRRQRLVLGCMTLDMFAVIFGGATALLPIYANEILHVGARGYGLLTSSLEIGALLTSLVLMVVPPIRQAGRALLIAVAGFGVATIVFGLSRSFALSVLAYMAAGVADQISVVMRSTAVQLSTPDELRGRVSSVNFLFIGASNQLGAVESGFVAALTSATFSVVSGGVGCLVVLAIVALAIPELRRYRIGGPRAAA
- a CDS encoding glycosyltransferase encodes the protein MDPRATIVIVSYNTSALLRACLDSIRTHAGGYPVVVVDNGSGDGSAEMVAEDFPAVHLLCNARNLGFGAANNCALATITTEFVMLLNSDTELVDDAVGGLANVLEAHAEAAAVGCRLIDAAGRPQPCARRRFPSARDSLRRALARFEPLPAALARVDWVEGAAVLLRTAAARAVGGFDERFFLYEEDVDLCRRLSAAGWRILYDPSQQVVHHQGGTLARSSEAADRLRWQARRLYAVTHLGGKKYAAYVVARALELLRQGVSNGARALFARDPAAAAAYGSALRHLRWHGGYLRRSVGQPRLVARLLRQPLANYRDLVRLLWDFARNQRFPRTRREVIKWVLLLRSGRHFLHTARVRARRGAGAYARWRAINDYRPEYQPLLAQATAALPQRPVISVILAAQRPAPQRWERALASVREQVYPHWELCVAGELPGRLAADEPRIRFATNSEPGGTVNAAAALATGEWLLFLGQDDVLAPDSLFHLAQLLAERPETDLVYFDTDRIDDSGRRFAPAFRPDWNPALLLSYCYCGTGLAVRRSVFAQVGGWRSDFGGAADYDFVLRVSEHTQRIAHVPLVLYHAGAQAPLPDIAGGARALNEALARRGVRARAEWPALNGQGPAAVYRLRFQPDGSERVSIIIPTRNQRAMVERCVRSIEALTTYPNYEIVIVDDDSDDPATLRYLRQCAGRGVRVLRFKGRDGFNFSRLMNQAAAAVTSPYVLFLNNDTEVVSPDWLETLVGLAQLPEVGAVGARLLYPDGRVQHGGVLLVPAGVALHAFQGLPEWSTGYLYYPVVIREYPAVTGACLLTSRDLFLAQGGFDETDLRVAYQDVDYCLRLGQAGYRSIYAGSVELLHYEHATRQRVVDPHEAAAMRQRWRERLDRGEAYNPNLVRTDGRFEIIRGLTRPVHLPLAAHVAVVTGNLERDEAGLRLLAVAGALRGAGYRVTVLSEREGRLRQAFEHAGCVVRATVPASHGIIDQLSFSRRRNYLLTALQAGDFDLVAAGCWASFWAVDAARLAGVPAVWFMEEQPLWHVGLWRFEPRLHARMLAALEHADSVIFGSAASCLSFGYPDPIARFRVIHSGVELEAIAGVERALDRPAVRARLGIPADAWLAAMTGHPCSLAAQRDLIRAAARCLAARPAEPLHVLLGGGLAVDRTALQAEIEASGCAERFHVAPDIDLQSLLAANVFVCPTGQREHLPRALLEAMGCGLPLLAPDLPGVREAVNHKRTALLYTPNSAMAIAAGLLALARDRKRAASLGRNARDTVRFRFQSCFAEREYVALFERLLPQVLTRRLRRSSAGVHWGRRPDEVRP